The region CCGCGGGACCTACAGGCAGCCCGCGCACTGGTCGTCATTTCGGTGCTCGTGGCCCTATTCGGAATTCTGTTGTCGGTTGCTGGGGGCAAGTGCACGAACTGCGTTGAAGAGGGATCGGCTAAATCTAGAGTCTCTATCGCCTCGGGGGTATGTTTCATCTTGGGTGGAATCCTTTGTCTTATCCCCGTCTGTTGGTCTGCGAACACTATTATTCGAGATTTCTACAACCCTATGCTCGTCGACGCTCAGAGACGGGAGCTTGGCGCATCGTTGTTCATTGGCTGGGGAGCTGCGGGACTGCTGCTAATCGGCGGAGCCATTCAATGCTGCCAATGCCCACCGAGGGAAGACCGCCGGTACACTGCCAAGTATACCGCCGCAAAGTCTAACGCAGGTGGAGGGGCCTACGTGTGATTCTGCCTTGCTTGAAAAGATTCCCATTCAGTCGACTCCATGGTGTATCTGTTTGCGGCAAATGTATTGTGGCTTGTTTTTCGTTTTTATCTTTCTGTTGTGAATtgccaaataaattatttactttttaacttGTCTGTCTTCAATGTAGTTGATATACTATGCCTACATGTGACCTGGCTGggtaaaatgtgtgtgcgtatgcgttcCACCCCTGTTCAGATCCTGCTTGGTTTTGTCTCTTGATGCCATTTTAAAACCTTAATTTAGAATACCCTGCCAACagtaagtggtgtgtgtgctaaaTTCTAATGTGAAACGGGCATCTGCAAACTTTTCAGTTTACAACATTATCTTAAAATGGAAGCAGCTATATACATTAgtggaagggttttttttttttattttttattttttatttttattaaagtgcACTGAATCAGTTTCTGGTCTTGTgagactgaaattaaattatttttgtgactgGTATACAAATGAGCTCCTGACTTGTGACCAGATGGAGCAAGTTGGGCTAGAATTGTGTCATGAACCTGATTTAACCTGTCCCCTCAAGGAAAGTTGTTCACCTATTTCCAGTCTAGATTTTCAAGTTCTTTAGGAGTGTCTGAAACCGCCTCCTAAATACTGTGTCATCAAATGTGCGGTGTACTAAACCTACTGTTGAGAGTTTAGTACttggtatttttatttagcatttttattatgcAATTGGCAGTATACAAAAAAATACCTTGTGCTATTTTCCAACCGTAATGTGTCTTAAGGCATCCTGCCCTTGTAGTAAAACAGgcctgcctcttcctcttcctcttccgaAAGCTGTCTTTGCCTATTCATTTCTGTGGGACCTCCTAAAAAGTATGGTTTACTTCCTGCAATGTTTGGTCCTGAATACACTCCGTGAAACCCCAATGGAAGTTATATCATCCagggattttaagtacactacatttagagaaTTTCACCCTCTTTGCTTGGTCATCCAGTCTACTCTACTTGTATACTTgatagtaggcaagtaagctgAGCATCTTGTCTTATAGTTTGGGTATATGAAACCACAATAAGCCCCACCTGGTTatctggactttttttttattcgcaAAAGTGCAGAAAATGTGTCAAATTGTTAACGGATTAAAACATCTCACAAGATCGGTGTGAATTCCAGAATTTCAGgtacacaaatgcatttaatagATTCATTTCAGCAAgcataattacagaaaatgatacAGTAAacagatgaatgaatgaatacaaaaGATGTTAAATGAGAACAAATGTAATATCAGTTGGGCGTATTCATACTTCACAGAAGTATGAAGGCAAATTAAGTCTCATATTGAGAAATCTGTAAAAATGATTGCCATGGTATGTTTTCACTTCCCTAATAATTTCAGAACActttttaatgataaataatgaagtGTATATGGTCTGGTTATTTTTCTGGCTAAATGTCaacagctgtgtttgtgctacATCTAAAGTCTTTAAACTTgatttttcatggttttatttcacattatccATAATGTCATGGCAAATGAATTCTTCTGAAGTGGGATTCTATAACCCTACTTAAATCAAAATATGTGCTAGAAACAATAATGTAACCAAATAGTTCTGCCAAATTTCAGCTTATAACCACGTACTGCTGAAGAGGAAATTGATTAACTTTATTGTAAAGTATCacttggatattttttttatactggAGTTATTTGTATGCTGCTCAGTTATGTCTatgcaaaaatgatttaaaaggtTCACTTCTGAGGCTTCAGTTATTTTCAGGCTCAAGATATTTTGTCAGATACACtataaaatgtttcaatttgGTAATACCTTCACTATAAGGGTCATTACAATCGTCATGACATTATCAACAGCTTATCTGTTTTCCTCGTAGCAAACCAGGCAGAAGTTTTGAGCATAAGATCACTGGAAAATACCGGTTTGCATCTCATCAACGCTTTTGTTGGCTTCCGGATGTTTATTGATTGGTTTCTCCGAAACCAGCTCTCTCCCTACTCTCctgttctcgctctctctctctctctctctctctctctctctctctctctctctctctctctctctctctctctgtcaacatacatacatagagaggGAAGAATGAAGTCTGACTACAATCTTTCAGTAGAACAAGTTTCACCTTAAACCCCTCCCTTGGACAGAGCATATAattgagacagacagagcaggtcAGATCATCATTGCCACCAActgcctctctctgctgcttGAGACTAGGTAACTGCCTGCTTCCTTCTGactacagcaaaacaaaaaatcaaaaatggtgTCAATGGGTAGACAGATGCTGGGCTTGGCCCTGGCTATCGTTGGATTTCTGGGGACCATCATCGTCTGTGCTCTTCCCATGTGGAAGGTGACGGCTTTCATTGGCGCCAACATTGTGACTGCGCAGGTCATTTGGGAAGGCTTGTGGATGAACTGTGTGACGCAGAGCACGGGGCAGATGCAGTGCAAGATCTACGATTCTCTCCTTGCCCTGCCCCAGGACCTTCAGGCAGCCCGTGCCCTGGTGGTGGTTGCCATCATCGTGGCCCTCTTCGGCGTGCTCCTGGCCATCGTTGGAGGGAAGTGCACCAACTTTGTGGACAACGAGGCCTCAAAAGCCAAGATTTCCATCGCTGCCGGGATCATCTTCATTGTGGCTGGAGTTCTTGTCCTGGTCCCCGTCTGCTGGTCGGCCAACACCATCATCAGGGACTTCTACAACCCTCTACTGACCGAAGCTCAGCGCAGGGAGCTGGGAGCCTCCCTGTACATTGGCTGGGGCACTGCTGGTCTGCTGATCCTTGGCGGGGGACTCCTCTGCAGTTCCTGCCCTCCGAAGGAAGACGAGCCTTATAATGTCAAGTATTCTCAGGCAAGGTCCGTGGCGACCAGCAAGGCTTACGTATGAGACTGCTTACGAAAGgtgaaggaaatgtttttttaaaaacaaaggccTTCTGATTTAAATAACCGTTGTGTACTCCACCAACTTTTTCGTCTTGATATGGCTCTCTCTTTGTAAGTGACAGTGAGGGATCTCACTCACATCCtgctataaaaatgaaaacaagttgATGTGGATTCACTAGAGATCAGTCCCAAAATTTTTGAAATCACAATGCATTCTGAATTTTTCATTCGAAATGGACAATGAGAActgtaaatgttgtttttctacGTTTTTCACAGTGCATAAGAAAAGTCTGAGGAAAAGTAGAATGTATGAACACCAATTAATACAATCTGTGATTATACTTCATTTAATCTAATCAGACCAGTAGAATCATAAAAGTCTTTGTGTTGAGAAGTCAATGGTTTTACAAGCAGTCCTGTAGCTGATGTTAATGTCTACTGGAAATAGCacagaaaatgtcaaatatgTCTAATGTTCCTCTTTGCTGTTCTTAATGGAATATGAGCTATCATTTAGTAAATGTTAGTGTTGTAATGccagtttcattttctgtgtaaacacaacaaactataacaaaaaagaagcaaacaaaTCTGTAAGTTgtaagattattatttttacatttttatttagtgagcttttttaatattttcatgatTGTAATAAAGTTTAATGATTTCaccatatttttgtttaatgtgtgtttttaactcATATGTTGATGCTCCAGCTCATACAATTATgcttataatgtaatataattttgaaCCTCTggataaaaaaagtaatatgttATTTGTGTGGAGCATGAAAATTCAAGCCACATATAagtgttaaaaatataaaatcttgCATCTAATAAATCTCTGAAAATCTTAAAAGCTATTATGGTTGTTTCCACAAACTGTACCACATTTTATGATTCAAAACTTAAGAGAGGAAGTGTAATCAGTATTTTCTTTGGGTATCTTATTCTGGTCAAACAGCTCAGGGGAGTTTTTGCTGTTCCAAGAAGAATCTGCTCAAACTGGTTGAGTGACAAAAACTGTCTGTTGAgctaattcattaaaaatgcagcacagtctagatatatatacatactgtgaAATGTCTGTTTTGACTAGATAGAGCATAATTTATTGCTTTGAATTGCTTTTAAAAGTTTGACTTACTGAAGGATTATCAAAGTACATATAGGATACTTGAATAtcaggtttttaaaacaaaagatttCTATTGCATCATGTAACTATTGCATAGCATTTTCACTTTTGGGAtaagcagggggtggggtttaggtGAATCgcttttttaaatcagcattaagctgttttttaaatcagcatcacaaaattgattttttaaactcCGGAAGCACATCTACTCCACATCTTACTGTACTTTTTCACTAGAAAGCCAATATAGTAAtacttcatattttaaaaatcaaaatgaaaatatattttgaaactggattttgaactgaatttcagatgAAAATTTACTGTGATATTTCAGCACTTTCACAGAGGATGCTCTATGAGCATAACACTGAGAAATTTTGCGTAAGCAATGTAAAAGGAGCACCAACTCAAAATATCAGTTTCAAATGTGGGAGGATGAGGAAGGTGTTGAGTTGCACATTTAGCACATCTGTGATCCCTTTATAAGTGAACAAAGCTTTTTGCTAGTACGTTGTGGACAGATCTTTAACCCTCCTGTCTGGCCCACCACCCCCCAGCATTCATTGtccagagaaagaaagaatccTGTTAATCTGGTACTCAGGTGAGCTGCAGCAATAAACACCTCCCTGATTCAAAAAGGCATATAAACGCCTCCTGTCTCCACCCCAATAAATACTCCCGCAAAAGTGTGAAGCCCTAGAGGAAGTAGACAGCCCAGACTCTGAGCTAGCGACAGCTGACGGGAGCCAGGGAGAGCACCAGCAGGTTTCGTCATGTCGTCAGTGGGAATGCAGATGCTGGCCAGCCTCCTGGCAGTGGGGGGCTGGGTAGGGGTGATCGCGACCTGCTGGATGCCCAAGTGGAGGGTGACGGCCTTCATTGGTAGCAACATCGTGACGACGCAGACCATCTGGGAGGGCTTATGGATGGACTGCGTGGTGCAGAGCACCGGACAGATGCAGTGCAAGTCGTACAGCTCCTTGCTGTCGCTCAGCACCGACCTGCAGGCTGCTCGCGCCCTCACCAGTCTCTCAGTCGCCCTGGGCTTGGTGGGCCTCCTCCTAGCCTTCTTTGGGGGCAAGTGCACCAGCTTCGTACAGGAAGAGGTCAGCAAGGCCAGAGTCATAGTCACCGCGGGGGGCATTCTCATCGCCGCCGGATTCCTGTGCCTCATACCCATTTCCTGGACCGCCAGCAACATCGTCAAGAACTTCTATGACCCCCAGCTGGTTGACGCCCAGCGCAGAGAGTTTGGCCCCTCTCTGTACTTAGGCTGGGGGTCCTCGATCATGCTAATCCTAGGAGGAGGCCTGCTCTGCCGCAACTGTCCCACCTCGGAGGAGAATGCTCCTTCTGTCAAATATCTCATTGTGAGGTCATCAAGGGTGACCAGCAATAAGGGTTCCCAGAAAAGCGAAACCACTTTGCCGAGCTCCCCAACTCCTACCAAGACTTATCTCTGAATGCTCTGAATGACTCCCTTAATTGTGCTCTTTACTTTTGTCACTACATTTCTTTCTTATTGCAAAAATGAAGGACGTTGCACTTTGCACTTTGTAAGTGAAAATGGACACAGACAtgtgctgtgtataaaaagcagaaaatgcatGCTTGGTTGGGTGAAGTGTTTGTGGTGTAAgtatgagagtgagagaggtttTGAGTACTTTTTAAGATGTTATATTGGAATTACATGTAGATGTTTTCCAGTGTTTAATAGAGTAgtgaattattcataatttctaAGTGCACTatgtttttctattgtttttcattttcttgagtCTCACATACTATAATTGTACTTATCAAGACTTAAATAAGCATATACAGATTTTTCAGTACTTATGTACAAATGATCTATGTGTATGTTTACAAAATTataattgttttcaattttgtcacaataaaaaatgactgaCCATATATTAAGCTGTTGTTCGTGTTCAGCACACAATACATACCCCTGTTACCCACCACACAATTTTCTGGTGAAAAGTCAATGAAATGCCATCTAGGAGTTAGGCGTTAGTTAGTTAGTTGAAAACTAGAatatagccaggctatatctgaGTAAAACCTGAGCTACATTGGGGTAAAATCTATTCTGTTTATGTTGAAatgtctctcaacctagatctccacccctctagatgtctagattctggcttttgctcCCTGGATATTATTGTTTCTTTCCACATAACAACATGACTCATgtttaaagaaaacagcaaGTCAGTGGCAGAAAACCAGTTTGTCAAGGATTGATTGAGTAGAAACGGTATATGTTCTGTGCGGAAATCACGTCAAACAAATGATCGACCCATAATTTTGTCAATCACTATTCACTATAACACTATATCATTActgtctttatttaaaaatttgctGGACAGATAAATACCATTCAGATTATCTTTTGGGAAGGTTATTTAcctgttatttttaaagcaatagATTTATAGATTGATAGATTTCCAGTCTGTTGTATTCTACCAATGCAGAAGGTGATACTCTGTCGGAACCATGCCGTGACCTACAGTACAGCCAGTACTTTTCCCTATTGCCTTGAATGAATTAACTGGTTTATTGTTCAATACTGAGCAGAACGTGTTGTGTTTCACATGAGGAATATTGTGTCCTGAATGCAATGTCATTAGTGGCTTACAGTTTCGAGGCGTTGAGGTGGCTAAAATTGCACAAAAGTTTTTATGGGCAGAAATACAAAACCTATATTTTTGAGGTTAAATCCTTCATGAGTCTCTACTTCAGTGTTCTTGTTTTAAATGGGAACCCATTTTCAGGGCTAATTAAAGCATTTTGGCTGGGAATTTGAAGGACCTACACAAATTTACAGAACAGGTAAAAACTTGCAATTATACACAAGGCTAATGTTCTTTAATTGTTCAATATAGgaggttcatttaaaaaaaaaaaatttaaaaaaattatttcttacAAATTTGGCACTCAATGTGGGGCCCAGCATGTCCAATTCCCTCTCTAATTTGGAACGGTCAACTCTCTGCAACAGGGTTCAAGTGCAAACTGCCTTAATGTAGACATCTAAATAAGTGCTGTCACCAGTCTGCTTCTCTTCACACCATGGACTACAGCCAGTTGAATAGTGGGGCTTGCTATAAATGTGGACTGCTAACCGAATGAACCCTCCCAAAATCTGCGAGTCGCCCCGTGcagctactggccacagttggcactgatGTGGTCCAGATTCAATTTAAGACTGCGGGGCCATTCAATGCACAAtagcatggtgccttaaccaaatgagccacccagGAGCCAAGATAACCATAGTTAGATAATGAAAAAGTCACATACAGAGACACTCTGGCTACACGCGTCTGCAAAGCACATTTTATGACAATGTGAATACAAAATCAGTTACATTAGCTCCACCGGGTGCATTTTCATCATCTAATTTTGTGCCATAATTCAGTTAAACTGTCCATTTGCCTCAGTAATGAAACATATGCACTCAGAAGCAATATAATACATAAAACTGAATCAGTAAATCATTAATTTACTTAACAAAGAGTCCCACTATGATACACTGAACTACATATAAATGGGTCGGAACAGTATGGTTCTCTACAATTAAAAGAATTCATGTCAGGTTTTGCGTAATAAACCTAGACTATGAAATTCTCAAGCATTTGCACATACTGCCATCTAGCGGTGGAATTCTTTTCTTCACTAATCAGTACCAGTCCAATGAGTCAAGTAATTCAACAATTTGACCATCCAAAGTCCACAGGATGGTCAAATTGGTGAATCGTTGTCACGGCTCACTGTTTAAATTAATCACTTAATTGAAGGATCATAGAAGTGTGCTAgtattactttattttcattacttttctttctgtgaaaatTATGTGCGCATGCCTCTGTGAAATTCTAAGTGTTTCACATTTAGATTACTGCATTTACAATAGTTATTGCTTAGCAAATGTCTGTCTGCAAGACACCTTACATTTGTTCTGTAGATTATAGacactgtaattcatttttccaCTGCATATGCAGTAACTGAGGTAAATGTTTTTAGTAGGGGTAATAGTACCATAGTAATGCCCCCAATACAGATTGTGATCTTAACAACatctttattttgtctgtttccATCTCTTCTTTCCATCAGACTCGCCCCGACTGAAACAGCCATGGCGCTCCAAGTTCTGGGCATCACCATGTCAATGATAGGGCTGGCGGGCACCATCGTGATCTGCGCCCTCCCTATGTGGAGGGTGACGGCCTTCATAGGCACCAACATTGTGGTGGCGCAGGTCTTCTGGCAGGGCCTGTGGATGAACTGCGTGTACGAGAGCACAGGGCAGATGCAGTGCAAGATCTACGACGCCCTGCTGGACCTATCCCCCGACCTGCAGGCAGCCAGGGGCCTGGTGGTTATCACCATCGTGCTGGCCTGCCTGGGCTTCCTCATCTTCCTGGTGGGCGCCCAGTGCACCAACTGCCTGGACAACCCTCGGGTCAAGGCCCGCCTGGTACTGGCCTCCGGGGTCACCTTCGTGCTCTCGGGCCTCACTACCCTGGTGCCCGTCTCTTGGACGGCCAGCTCCATCATCCAAGACTTCTACAACCCCCTCGTGCCCGAGGCGCTGAAGAGGGAGCTGGGAGCCGCCCTCTATGTGGGCTGGGTGACCGCTGGCTTCCTGCTCTTCGGAGGGGCAGTCCTCTGCACCACCTGTCCTCCGGAGAAGGTCAGCTACCCTGCTCGGTACACCCTGGGGAAAATCTCCACCCACAGCAGCAGCTACGCAATAAAGAACTATGTCTGATGAACAGAGAGCTGTCTCTGTGAGGGCCgacagaggggggaagagatGATTTAGCACACCTCTTGGGGGAAGTCACTGTCACAATGGAGAATCACTACAATGGCTGGGCACTCTACCTCATGTGCATAAATCTGGTTGATACCAAACAGCTTATTAAATAAATCCACAGAAAAGCAGAGGTATTGCATCAGATCATGGAAGCAGACCAAAGGAATGATTCTGTCCCTTGCTTACAGACTGAAAGCATATTTCCCACATTAGATAATTAAAAACCTTTATAAGGTGCCTTTTCAGCCTAAGCCAGTGAATAGTAACTGTTCTTGTTAGAAggattttttgtttataaactaTCATACTAAAAACCTAACATGATCTTGCATTCACGTTCAAAGTTTATTATCATTACTCTTTAGCTTCCTATATATACCTATATACCTATATAGCTATAGTTCTAGCTGTAGGGCAGAtttaaccattttaattttgagaCTTTTATTCTTagatttccttttatttttcaaaataaattaccgagacatgtttgcatgtttgtttgtgtatattttacattcccccgccaaggcgtaacttggcgggatggcatacctgccatcccaatatacatttttaatagaaGTGGATTGTGGTGATCTCTTATTTcaatcctttttgtttttaaaacatgcagaaGTGTATAAAGCTATGGAATTCAGTAACTACATTCACAATAGATATGCTCAGTGTTTTCAGTTAATATAAGGCTAAAGACAAATATGTTTAGGCAAATCTAACTTCATGAGTGTAATGGTGTAAGCTTTCATACCTAACTCAGCATCAGCACAGGTGTACAAGCTTAATAGAGAGGAGCTATAGAAATAGAGGCTCTGATTGGCATTTCCACTCTAGCAAGTATTTGTATTGCTGGGCCAACAGTGGGACTGGTGGGACAATGCAAGGGAGATGTTGGTGACTTGAAATATAAATGGAGCAAGCAGCGgactgccatttaaaaaaacatttgccagCCAGAAGACATCAGTGAGCGGAATGGGTGGTGGACCTATGTAAACATAAATGCGCATTAAAAATATGCACTCAAATTGTGGTTTCTTGTGGGAATTCATTAATCATCGATTGAAAGAACAATCATGTTGTCCTTAGTTACACAGATATGAGATCAAATTTACAGAACATCATTAGTTCAATCCAAACTCATTAATATTGGATTAAAAAAAGTGGAATTAAGTTTATGATTCCTTTGCCCAAGGACcagtaaatgcaaaacaacCACATAATATCTATAATCCAGCACCATATTGCAATGTAGGTacagttttcttttcaacaATTGTTCTTCTTCCAAAGACAAACCCACTGCTGGTGTGCATGACCAAAGAGCACAATTTTAGTTTCATCTGACCATACCACTCCAGTTGAAGTCTAAATGCCTTTTAGCAAAGTCATATTATTCATTGCTCTCAATGTCAATCCTTCCAAGAAAACCTACTGGCATGGAGGTTGTGCCTGATGATAGCTTTGGAGACTCCCCCAAGCAACCAAGCAAACatgaaaccaattttttttacatctccAACTTCGGCCCTTGAATTTTTCTTTGCCTCCTAAACCATCTGCTTCTCACTATGTGTGGGGGCAAGATGCACCAGCACTTAGTACAAGGCAAGTTTACCACAATGGTTTTCTACTCCTTAATTATTGAGCCAATAGTGAATGTGGCATCCTAACTTAATTTGTTCAGTCATTTCCTGACTTGTAAAAGGTTGACAACCCTTTGTCTTGGTTCTTCTGAGTTCTCAGCCTTCCCCATTGGTGAGGGATGACACATTGGTTTTGCACGTGCACTACAGAAGGCCACGATTCAGTTCCCTAAGTTTGGGATGAACTTCAAAAGTAGCACATTGatgcaatgtatttttgttaataATACAGTTGTtcagagaaaatgttttgtcttcacaggtcatacatttatttcccaaaaagatTGGTCCAATGCATCGCAATGAGTGTCTTCAAAGTTTTCAAGTTGTCACCACTATACAATGccacattaaacatttaaatttttacaatCTGTCAGAAT is a window of Anguilla rostrata isolate EN2019 chromosome 9, ASM1855537v3, whole genome shotgun sequence DNA encoding:
- the LOC135263372 gene encoding claudin-4-like, whose translation is MASAGLQILGIALAVIGWIGVIIICALPMWKVTAFIGNNIVTAQISWEGLWMNCVVQSTGQMQCKVYDSMLALPRDLQAARALVVISVLVALFGILLSVAGGKCTNCVEEGSAKSRVSIASGVCFILGGILCLIPVCWSANTIIRDFYNPMLVDAQRRELSKMVSMGRQMLGLALAIVGFLGTIIVCALPMWKVTAFIGANIVTAQVIWEGLWMNCVTQSTGQMQCKIYDSLLALPQDLQAARALVVVAIIVALFGVLLAIVGGKCTNFVDNEASKAKISIAAGIIFIVAGVLVLVPVCWSANTIIRDFYNPLLTEAQRRELGASLYIGWGTAGLLILGGGLLCSSCPPKEDEPYNVKYSQARSVATSKAYV
- the LOC135263375 gene encoding claudin-4-like, yielding MSSVGMQMLASLLAVGGWVGVIATCWMPKWRVTAFIGSNIVTTQTIWEGLWMDCVVQSTGQMQCKSYSSLLSLSTDLQAARALTSLSVALGLVGLLLAFFGGKCTSFVQEEVSKARVIVTAGGILIAAGFLCLIPISWTASNIVKNFYDPQLVDAQRREFGPSLYLGWGSSIMLILGGGLLCRNCPTSEENAPSVKYLIVRSSRVTSNKGSQKSETTLPSSPTPTKTYL
- the LOC135263377 gene encoding claudin-4-like translates to MPPIQIVILTTSLFCLFPSLLSIRLAPTETAMALQVLGITMSMIGLAGTIVICALPMWRVTAFIGTNIVVAQVFWQGLWMNCVYESTGQMQCKIYDALLDLSPDLQAARGLVVITIVLACLGFLIFLVGAQCTNCLDNPRVKARLVLASGVTFVLSGLTTLVPVSWTASSIIQDFYNPLVPEALKRELGAALYVGWVTAGFLLFGGAVLCTTCPPEKVSYPARYTLGKISTHSSSYAIKNYV